One Caldivirga sp. genomic window, TTAAGGCATATTCAATCCTTACGACTATTCCCCTCACCCCAATCACCAATATAATGATGAAGCAAATCACGAGCATTAAAGAAGCAGAAGAGGAAAGAAAACATACCCACTAATAACCCCACCATGAACAGCGAGACTTTAAGTACGTAAGGGTAATAACCATTAAGTATTATGGGTCAATATTACGAATATACACTTTTAACGCATCGTGTACTTTAAGTGACTGGTGAATAATTAGTAATACGAAGCCTACGGAAGAATCTATTAAGCCCTTGTATATGGAGGCGGCAGGTATTTAAAGACTATTGGGACTTATTGTATGTGGTTAAAGATGGGTGCTGAGACTCTTGAGAAACCTTTGCCTAAGCCTACTACTGAGGACTATATTAATGCTAGGTTACTTGAATCAATCATTGAGAGTAAGCTGGCTCTTGAATTCCTCAATAAGGGTCTTGTTAGGAATGCTGCCGGTAAGGTTTTTCAAGCCTGGAGGGCCTTGTTAGCCACATTGTTGAGACTTGAACTTGATAAACTTGTTAAAAATGCCAAGACTGATGAGGATAGGAAGTGGCTAATGGAGAAGGCGGTGCCAAGGGTTCCAACAAATAGAATGAAGGCGCTATCCCAAATGCTTGAGGAAATAGGCCACGATGAATTATCCGCATGGACAAGCACAGTCCTCGAACTCCATGATTATCAATACAATGGGCCAGACCCAGACATGGCACTGTCGAAGTATAGGAATAGGGAGGAGGCGGCTTATGACGTGAAACTGATCATAAAGGAATTAATTAGGCGCATAGATGAATTAAGGCTGAGAGTAAGGTGGAGTAATGAACTAGAGGCGGAGTATGGGGAATTAAAGAAGACACTAAATTCAATGCATTAATTCTCTAGTGTACTTAACCTTAGCTAACTATGGCTAATAATGTCTTCATTTAAGTGAATGTTTAAGGCTTAAAACACTGGGTATTATTTCTGAGGATGCAACCTTAGGAAAGGTAAGTGGGGGATTAGTTCTTTTAAACCTACTACTCTCAACTTAACCAATGGCTAGTGAGGGTCAGGGACGATTAAGTAAGCCAGTGATGCTGAGTAGTCCAAGGACTGGTGAGGTTAGGGGTTTTATTTGCTGCGAGTGGTGGTGTAGTGGTTACTGGCTTAGTAATGGGTCATTGAATCAATGTGCAGGGCAAGTTAATGCCCAATCCAGTCTAATGGGCTTTATGAGTAGTCTAGCAAAGCCATCAGTATTACCTAGGAGTAGGCTTGTTAAGATTGCGTGGCCTATTGTAGTTAGGTTCGCTAAGGGTATGAGGCACGTTGATGCCTCTCAACTCCCTGAACCACCTAAGGCTAAGTTAATCAATGTGACGACTGATGTACTTGTGGTTGGTGGTGGATTAAGCGGCCTAATAACAGCCATGGAGTTAAGCAGGCTTGGATTAAAGGTAACTATTGTTGAGGGTAATGGTGAATTAGGCGGTAGGAACGTTGAATTAGAAGGCCAGAATGGATCCAAGGTCTCGGGGTACGTAAATGAGGTTAAGTCTAAGCTCACCGATGGAGTATTAACGGGGGTTGTTTTAGACGGGTTCCTGGAGGATGCGGCCGTTGGGCATTCACTCGATGGAGCTAGCCTATTCAGGTTTAACTATAAGGTGCTTGTGTTAGCTACAGGATCAAGGGAGGTTCCTCTTGTGTTTCCAGGTAACTACAAGGTACTAATGTACACTGGGTTAACTTACCTTAAACTAGTTAAGGCAAGTGTAGTTAAGGGTGAGCCAGTACTTTATGGTACTGATGAATGGGGGTTAGCGGTTGCAAGGGAACTAGTTAAGTTAGGCTTAAACCCACTGGTCATTGATCACGCAATACAGCCTAGGACAGGTAAGCTTAGTGACTTGAAGGATTTAAGAACATTAATGGGTGTTTACTTAAGCGGCGTCGAGGTTGAGGGCACTAGGTTCAGGCTAAGGTACCAGGTGCCTGAGGGACCTAAGAAGTTCACTACTGGTGAAGTAACCGGTGACGCCCTAGTATCCACAATAAGGGTACCTGCAATTGAACTCCTCGCCCAATTAGGTGCCGAGCTAGTCTACGACGTTGTACTAAGCGGTGTAGTGCCGAGGCATAAGTGGGATGGGGAGGTTATTGGGTTAAAGAACGTGTACGTTGTTGGTGAAGTCACAGGAATAATACCCCTATCCACTATTCCACTCCAAGCCAAGGCCACAGCGTACTCAATAGCCGCAGCATATGGTTTAGTTAAGCCTGAGGAGGTTGATAGGGCTATTGCTGAGTTCAAGAATGCGCTAGTTACCAGTAACCCAGCTATCCTAGATGCCTTCAATAGGCTTGAGAAGGGTCTCCATGAGGTTGGTTACTTCCAGGAACCAAATGTGCCTGAGGTGCCTCAATGGGCTAGTGACTGGTATTTCCTAGATAAGGCTGATGACCAGTTAATATGCTTCTGTGAGGATGTATCGCTAGGCGACTTACTTAGGGTTACTAAGGAGTTCTTAGGGTTAAAGGAGATTAAAATAAATGTACTCCATGACGAGGTTCCAAAGCACCGTGAACTCAAGATGCCTAGAATGGAGTATATTAAGAGGGCCACTGGGTTAGGTACAGGCGCATGCCAGGGTAAACTATGCATGATTACCGCTAACCTAATACTAGCTAGGTTAATGAGGAGGAAACCATACGAATTCGGGCTCTTTAAGCAAAGACCACCATTGAACCCAATACCCCTGGGCACGTTGGGTGATGCAGAATGATTAGGCGAGTAGTGCATAATGCCGACGTGGTAGTGATTGGGGGTGGTGTTGTTGGCTTAGCAACAGCCTATAATTTGGCTAAGAGGGGTGTTAAGGTTGCCCTCGTTGATAAGGGAATTATTGGCGGTGGTAGTTCAACTAGGAATGCCTCCAGGTTTAGGGTTCAGTTCGGTAATGTTGAGAACACTAAGTACGCTATTGAGGCTGTGAAGGAGTTGAAGAGAATTAAGGGTGAGTTAAACTGGAACCCAATGATAAGGAGGGGTGGGTACCTTTGGTTATTTAGGAGTGATGAGGCGATGAGGAGCTTCGAGGAGATTAACAACAGTATTTGGAGACCCCTAGGAGTATCAGTTAGGTTAATGGATGGTGGGGAATTAGCTAATAAGTATCCTTACCTTAACCATAAGCTTTACGTTGGGGCAGCCTTCGGTCCCCAGGATGGTGAACTACATCACGATTACCTAATGTACGGTTACTTAAGTAGGCTTAGGGAAATGGGGGCCTTAATAATTGATGAGACCCCTATCAATAAGATAAGTGTAGTTAACGGTGAGGTTAAGGGTGTTGAGGGGGTTGGGGCAGTTATAAACGCTAAGACAGTTATTGTGACTGCTGGGGCATGGAGTAGTGAAATCCTTAAGACAGCTGGGGTTGAATTACCAATTAACGCGGTTAGGAAAGAGATAGGGATAACCGTGCCCGTTAGGTTCTTCATTGAGCCATCACTAGTAATAGACACTCACACCAACGCTTACTTTGGGCAAACCCTGAGGGGTGAGGTTATTGGATCCATTGAGGTTAATGAGGAGCCCGGCCTCAAGCCATTCAACAACACGTTAAGATGGTTGAGGGCTTGGGCTAAGGCAATGGTTGAGGCCATGCCAGTATCAAGGAGGATACCTGTGATGAGGATTTGGTCAGGCTACTACGAGGTGACGCCAGATAACAGTCACATAATGGGTAGGTTAGACTCATGGCCAAGGGGACTTTATGTAGCCGCAGGCTTCAGTGGTCATGGGTTAATGTTTGGTCCATTAACAGGTAGGTTAATGGCTGAGTACGTGCTTGACGGTAAGCTAAGCCCCCTAATGGAGCCATTCTTACCTGATAGGTTAAGTAAGGGTAAGTTGATAAAGGAACACTTAGTGATTGGTTAAACTCACGATTCACTACCCTCCTCAGGCTTAGTTTCACTTGCCTTAGTCCCCTTAGCCTTAGCGGCCTTAGCCTCATTCTCAATGATTCTCAGGTAGTATTCAATCTCAGGTATATTATACTTCTTAGCAATCTCCATACCATAATTAGCAATCTCCCTATACGCCTTCTCATCCTCCTTAATCATTAACCTAGCAGTGTAAGCAACGCACTCGGTTAACTTTTCCTTAAACTTAAGCTGGTTAACAGTATTATTAACCTTAACCGCACCCTCAAGCTTAACCTCCCACTTCCTGCAGGGGTTAGCCATGGCGAGTCTACTTACTGGGGTTTTAATAAGCTTTAAACTAAGGTCTCTCCTACCCTATGGTGGGGAATTAGGTGATAAGCTTCGCAATAATATAGGCAATCTAGTACTTAATTGAAACATGGGTATCAGTAAGGTGAATTAAGGCTACTGTTAAGTAGGTCAGCTATTATTGCCTTAGCCTCATCGTTGAGCGTCACAATGCTCTTAAATGCCTTAATCACGTCAACTAGGCTTAAATCCTGCATTAGCCTTACTCGATTAAGGATTACTGAATACTGCCGCGTATTATACTTAACATTATTAATGTTTACTAAGGTGAAGGTTAGGGTCCTTAAACCCAGCTTAACGCTCACGGTTACTGAACCATCGCTGAACATTACAATGTTTACCGGTGTATTACTCCACTCAGGATGTCTTCGTATAACTAACTCAATTGCTTCCAAGATTCCATTAACATTGCCACT contains:
- a CDS encoding FAD-dependent oxidoreductase; translated protein: MASEGQGRLSKPVMLSSPRTGEVRGFICCEWWCSGYWLSNGSLNQCAGQVNAQSSLMGFMSSLAKPSVLPRSRLVKIAWPIVVRFAKGMRHVDASQLPEPPKAKLINVTTDVLVVGGGLSGLITAMELSRLGLKVTIVEGNGELGGRNVELEGQNGSKVSGYVNEVKSKLTDGVLTGVVLDGFLEDAAVGHSLDGASLFRFNYKVLVLATGSREVPLVFPGNYKVLMYTGLTYLKLVKASVVKGEPVLYGTDEWGLAVARELVKLGLNPLVIDHAIQPRTGKLSDLKDLRTLMGVYLSGVEVEGTRFRLRYQVPEGPKKFTTGEVTGDALVSTIRVPAIELLAQLGAELVYDVVLSGVVPRHKWDGEVIGLKNVYVVGEVTGIIPLSTIPLQAKATAYSIAAAYGLVKPEEVDRAIAEFKNALVTSNPAILDAFNRLEKGLHEVGYFQEPNVPEVPQWASDWYFLDKADDQLICFCEDVSLGDLLRVTKEFLGLKEIKINVLHDEVPKHRELKMPRMEYIKRATGLGTGACQGKLCMITANLILARLMRRKPYEFGLFKQRPPLNPIPLGTLGDAE
- a CDS encoding PaREP1 family protein, with product MGAETLEKPLPKPTTEDYINARLLESIIESKLALEFLNKGLVRNAAGKVFQAWRALLATLLRLELDKLVKNAKTDEDRKWLMEKAVPRVPTNRMKALSQMLEEIGHDELSAWTSTVLELHDYQYNGPDPDMALSKYRNREEAAYDVKLIIKELIRRIDELRLRVRWSNELEAEYGELKKTLNSMH
- a CDS encoding FAD-binding oxidoreductase — translated: MIRRVVHNADVVVIGGGVVGLATAYNLAKRGVKVALVDKGIIGGGSSTRNASRFRVQFGNVENTKYAIEAVKELKRIKGELNWNPMIRRGGYLWLFRSDEAMRSFEEINNSIWRPLGVSVRLMDGGELANKYPYLNHKLYVGAAFGPQDGELHHDYLMYGYLSRLREMGALIIDETPINKISVVNGEVKGVEGVGAVINAKTVIVTAGAWSSEILKTAGVELPINAVRKEIGITVPVRFFIEPSLVIDTHTNAYFGQTLRGEVIGSIEVNEEPGLKPFNNTLRWLRAWAKAMVEAMPVSRRIPVMRIWSGYYEVTPDNSHIMGRLDSWPRGLYVAAGFSGHGLMFGPLTGRLMAEYVLDGKLSPLMEPFLPDRLSKGKLIKEHLVIG